A single Pan troglodytes isolate AG18354 chromosome 19, NHGRI_mPanTro3-v2.0_pri, whole genome shotgun sequence DNA region contains:
- the MINK1 gene encoding misshapen-like kinase 1 isoform X17, whose translation MGDPAPARSLDDIDLSALRDPAGIFELVEVVGNGTYGQVYKGRHVKTGQLAAIKVMDVTEDEEEEIKQEINMLKKYSHHRNIATYYGAFIKKSPPGNDDQLWLVMEFCGAGSVTDLVKNTKGNALKEDCIAYICREILRGLAHLHAHKVIHRDIKGQNVLLTENAEVKLVDFGVSAQLDRTVGRRNTFIGTPYWMAPEVIACDENPDATYDYRSDIWSLGITAIEMAEGAPPLCDMHPMRALFLIPRNPPPRLKSKKWSKKFIDFIDTCLIKTYLSRPPTEQLLKFPFIRDQPTERQVRIQLKDHIDRSRKKREETEYEYSGSEEEDDSHGEEGEPSSIMNVPGESTLRREFLRLQQENKSNSEALKQQQQLQQQQQRDPEAHIKHLLHQRQRRIEEQKEERRRVEEQQRREREQRKLQEKEQQRRLEDMQALRREEERRQAEREQEYKRKQLEEQRQSERLQRQLQQEHAYLKSLQQQQQQQQLQKQQQQQLLPGDRKPLYHYGRGMNPADKPAWAREVEERTRMNKQQNSPLAKSKPGSTGPEPPIPQASPGPPGPLSQTPPMQRPVEPQEGPHKSLVAHRVPLKPYAAPVPRSQSLQDQPTRNLAAFPASHDPDPAIPAPTATPSARGAVIRQNSDPTSEGPGPSPNPPAWVRPDNEAPPKVPQRTSSIATALNTSGAGGSRPAQAVRARPRSNSAWQIYLQRRAERGTPKPPGPPAQPPGPPNASSNPDLRRSDPGWERSDSVLPASHGHLPQAGSLERNRVGASSKLDSSPVLSPGNKAKPDDHRSRPGRPADFVLLKERTLDEAPRPPKKAMDYSSSSEEVESSEEDEEEGEGGPAEGSRDTPGGRSDGDTDSVSTMVVHDVEEITGTQPPYGGGTMVVQRTPEEERNLLHADSNGYTNLPDVVQPSHSPTENSKGQSPPSKDGSGDYQSRGLVKAPGKSSFTMFVDLGIYQPGGSGDSIPITALVGGEGTRLDQLQYDVRKGSVVNVNPTNTRAHSETPEIRKYKKRFNSEILCAALWGVNLLVGTENGLMLLDRSGQGKVYGLIGRRRFQQMDVLEGLNLLITISGKRNKLRVYYLSWLRNKILHNDPEVEKKQGWTTVGDMEGCGHYRVVKYERIKFLVIALKSSVEVYAWAPKPYHKFMAFKSFADLPHRPLLVDLTVEEGQRLKVIYGSSAGFHAVDVDSGNSYDIYIPVHIQSQITPHAIIFLPNTDGMEMLLCYEDEGVYVNTYGRIIKDVVLQWGEMPTSVAYICSNQIMGWGEKAIEIRSVETGHLDGVFMHKRAQRLKFLCERNDKVFFASVRSGGSSQVYFMTLNRNCIMNW comes from the exons GGTCGGCATGTCAAGACGGGGCAGCTGGCTGCCATCAAGGTCATGGATGTCACGGAG GACGAGGAGGAAGAGATCAAACAGGAGATCAACATGCTGAAAAAGTACTCTCACCACCGCAACATCGCCACCTACTACGGAGCCTTCATCAAGAAGAGCCCCCCAGGAAACGATGACCAGCTCTGG CTGGTGATGGAGTTCTGTGGTGCTGGTTCGGTGACTGACCTGGTAAAGAACACAAAAGGCAACGCCCTGAAGGAGGACTGTATCGCCTATATCTGCAGGGAGATCCTCAGG GGTCTGGCCCATCTCCATGCCCACAAGGTGATCCATCGAGACATCAAGGGGCAGAATGTGCTGCTGACAGAGAATGCTGAGGTCAAGCTAG TGGATTTTGGGGTGAGTGCTCAGCTGGACCGCACCGTGGGCAGACGGAACACTTTCATTGGGACTCCCTACTGGATGGCTCCAGAGGTCATCGCCTGTGATGAGAACCCTGATGCCACCTATGATTACAGG AGTGATATTTGGTCTCTAGGAATCACAGCCATCGAGATGGCAGAGGGAGCCCCCC CTCTGTGTGACATGCACCCCATGCGAGCCCTCTTCCTCATTCCTCGGAACCCTCCGCCCAGGCTCAAGTCCAAGAAGTG GTCTAAGAAGTTCATTGACTTCATTGACACATGTCTCATCAAGACTTACCTGAGCCGCCCACCCACGGAGCAGCTACTGAAGTTTCCCTTCATCCGGGACCAGCCCACGGAGCGGCAGGTCCGCATCCAGCTTAAGGACCACATTGACCGATCCCGGAAGAAGCGGG AGGAGACAGAATATGAGTACAGCGGCAGCGAGGAGGAAGATGACAGCCATGGAGAGGAAGGAGAGCCAAG CTCCATCATGAACGTGCCTGGAGAGTCGACTCTACGCCGGGAGTTTCTCCGGCTCCAGCAGGAAAATAAGAGCAACTCAGAGGCtttaaaacagcagcagcagctgcagcagcagcagcagcgagaCCCCGAGGCACACATCAAACACCTGCTGCACCAGCGGCAGCGGCGCATAGAGGAGCAGAAGGAGGAGCGGCGCCGCGTGGAGGAG CAACAGCGGCGGGAGCGGGAGCAGCGGAAGCTGCAGGAGAAGGAGCAGCAGCGGCGGCTGGAGGACATGCAGGCTCTGCGGCGGGAGGAGGAGCGGCGGCAGGCGGAGCGCGAGCAG GAATACAAGCGGAAGCAGCTGGAGGAGCAGCGGCAGTCAGAACGTCTCCAGAGGcagctgcagcaggagcatgCCTACCTCAAGTCcctgcagcagcagcaacagcagcagcagcttcagaaacagcagcagcagcagctcctgcCTGGGGACAGGAAGCCCCTGTACCATTATGGTCGGGGCATGAATCCCGCTGACAAACCAGCCTGGGCCCGAGAG GTAGAAGAGAGAACAAGGATGAACAAGCAGCAGAACTCTCCCTTGGCCAAGAGCAAGCCAGGCAGCACGGGGCCTGAGCCCCCCATCCCCCAGGCCTCCCCAGGGCCCCCAGGACCCCTTTCCCAGACTCCTCCTATGCAGAGGCCGGTGGAGCCCCAGGAGGGACCGCACAAG AGCCTGGTGGCACACCGGGTCCCACTGAAGCCATATGCAGCACCTGTACCCCGATCCCAGTCCCTGCAGGACCAGCCCACCCGAAACCTGGCTGCCTTCCCAGCCTCCCATGACCCCGACCCTGCCATCCCCGCACCCACTGCCACGCCCAGTGCCCGAGGAGCTGTTATCCGCCAGAATTCAGACCCCACCTCTGAAGGACCTGGCCCCAGCCCGAATCCCCCAGCCTGGGTCCGCCCAGATAACGAGGCCCCACCCAAG GTGCCTCAGAGAACCTCATCTATCGCCACTGCCCTTAACACCAGTGGGGCCGGAGGGTCCCGGCCAGCCCAGGCAGTCCGTGCCAG ACCTCGCAGCAACTCCGCCTGGCAAATCTATCTGCAAAGGCGGGCAGAGCGGGGCACCCCAAAGCCTCCAGGGCCCCCTGCTCAGCCCCCTGGCCCGCCCAACGCCTCTAG TAACCCCGACCTCAGGAGGAGCGACCCTGGCTGGGAACGCTCGGACAGCGTCCTTCCAGCCTCTCACGGGCACCTCCCCCAGGCTGGCTCACTGGAGCGGAACCGCGTGGGAG CCTCCTCCAAACTGGACAGCTCCCCTGTGCTCTCCCCTGGGAATAAAGCCAAGCCCGACGACCACCGCTCACGGCCAGGCCGGCCCGCA GACTTTGTGTTGCTGAAAGAGCGGACTCTGGACGaggcccctcggcctcccaagaaggCCATGGACTACTCGTCGTCCAGCGAGGAGGTGGAAAGCAgtgaggaggacgaggaggaagGCGAAGGCGGGCCAGCAGAGGGGAGCAGAGATACCCCTGGGGGCCG CAGCGATGGGGATACAGACAGCGTCAGCACCATGGTGGTCCACGACGTCGAGGAGATCACCGGGACCCAGCCCCCATACGGGGGCGGCACCATGGTGGTCCAGCGC ACCCCTGAAGAGGAGCGGAACCTGCTGCATGCTGACAGCAATGGGTACACAAACCTGCCTGACGTGGTCCAGCCCAGCCACTCACCCACCGAGAACAGCAAAGGCCAAAGCCCACCCTCGAAGGATGGGAGTGGTGAC TACCAGTCTCGTGGGCTGGTAAAGGCCCCTGGCAAGAGCTCGTTCACGATGTTTGTGGATCTAGGGATCTACCAGCCTGGAGGCAGTGGGGACAGCATCCCCATCACAG CCCTAGTGGGTGGAGAGGGCACTCGGCTCGACCAGCTGCAGTACGACGTGAGGAAGGGTTCTGTGGTCAACGTGAATCCCACCAACACCCGGGCCCACAGTGAGACCCCTGAGATCCGGAAGTACAAGAAGCGATTCAACTCCGAGATCCTCTGTGCAGCCCTTTGGG GGGTCAACCTGCTGGTGGGCACGGAGAACGGGCTGATGTTGCTGGACCGAAGTGGGCAGGGCAAGGTGTATGGACTCATTGGGCGGCGACGCTTCCAGCAGATGGATGTGCTGGAGGGGCTCAACCTGCTCATCACCATCTCAG GGAAAAGGAACAAACTGCGGGTGTATTACCTGTCCTGGCTCCGGAACAAGATTCTGCACAATGACCCAGAAGTGGAGAAGAAGCAGGGCTGGACCACCGTGGGGGACATGGAGGGCTGCGGGCACTACCGTGTCG TGAAATACGAGCGGATTAAGTTCCTGGTCATCGCCCTCAAGAGCTCCGTGGAGGTGTATGCCTGGGCCCCCAAACCCTACCACAAATTCATGGCCTTCAAG TCCTTTGCCGACCTCCCCCACCGCCCTCTGCTGGTCGACCTGACAGTAGAGGAGGGGCAGCGGCTCAAGGTCATCTATGGCTCCAGTGCTGGCTTCCATGCTGTGGATGTCGACTCGGGGAACAGCTATGACATCTACATCCCTGTGCAC ATCCAGAGCCAGATCACACCCCATGCCATCATCTTCCTCCCCAACACCGACGGCATGGAGATGCTGCTGTGCTACGAGGACGAGGGCGTCTACGTCAACACATACGGGCGCATCATTAAGGATGTGGTGCTGCAGTGGGGGGAGATGCCTACTTCTGTGG CCTACATCTGCTCCAACCAGATAATGGGCTGGGGTGAGAAAGCCATTGAGATCCGCTCTGTGGAGACGGGCCACCTCGACGGGGTCTTCATGCACAAACGAGCTCAGAGGCTCAAGTTCCTGTGTGAGCGGAATGACAAG GTGTTTTTTGCCTCAGTCCGCTCTGGGGGCAGCAGCCAAGTTTACTTCATGACTCTGAACCGTAACTGCATCATGAACTGGTGA
- the MINK1 gene encoding misshapen-like kinase 1 isoform X18 yields MGDPAPARSLDDIDLSALRDPAGIFELVEVVGNGTYGQVYKGRHVKTGQLAAIKVMDVTEDEEEEIKQEINMLKKYSHHRNIATYYGAFIKKSPPGNDDQLWLVMEFCGAGSVTDLVKNTKGNALKEDCIAYICREILRGLAHLHAHKVIHRDIKGQNVLLTENAEVKLVDFGVSAQLDRTVGRRNTFIGTPYWMAPEVIACDENPDATYDYRSDIWSLGITAIEMAEGAPPLCDMHPMRALFLIPRNPPPRLKSKKWSKKFIDFIDTCLIKTYLSRPPTEQLLKFPFIRDQPTERQVRIQLKDHIDRSRKKREETEYEYSGSEEEDDSHGEEGEPSSIMNVPGESTLRREFLRLQQENKSNSEALKQQQQLQQQQQRDPEAHIKHLLHQRQRRIEEQKEERRRVEEQQRREREQRKLQEKEQQRRLEDMQALRREEERRQAEREQEYKRKQLEEQRQSERLQRQLQQEHAYLKSLQQQQQQQQLQKQQQQQLLPGDRKPLYHYGRGMNPADKPAWAREVEERTRMNKQQNSPLAKSKPGSTGPEPPIPQASPGPPGPLSQTPPMQRPVEPQEGPHKSLVAHRVPLKPYAAPVPRSQSLQDQPTRNLAAFPASHDPDPAIPAPTATPSARGAVIRQNSDPTSEGPGPSPNPPAWVRPDNEAPPKVPQRTSSIATALNTSGAGGSRPAQAVRARPRSNSAWQIYLQRRAERGTPKPPGPPAQPPGPPNASSNPDLRRSDPGWERSDSVLPASHGHLPQAGSLERNRVGASSKLDSSPVLSPGNKAKPDDHRSRPGRPADFVLLKERTLDEAPRPPKKAMDYSSSSEEVESSEEDEEEGEGGPAEGSRDTPGGRDGDTDSVSTMVVHDVEEITGTQPPYGGGTMVVQRTPEEERNLLHADSNGYTNLPDVVQPSHSPTENSKGQSPPSKDGSGDYQSRGLVKAPGKSSFTMFVDLGIYQPGGSGDSIPITALVGGEGTRLDQLQYDVRKGSVVNVNPTNTRAHSETPEIRKYKKRFNSEILCAALWGVNLLVGTENGLMLLDRSGQGKVYGLIGRRRFQQMDVLEGLNLLITISGKRNKLRVYYLSWLRNKILHNDPEVEKKQGWTTVGDMEGCGHYRVVKYERIKFLVIALKSSVEVYAWAPKPYHKFMAFKSFADLPHRPLLVDLTVEEGQRLKVIYGSSAGFHAVDVDSGNSYDIYIPVHIQSQITPHAIIFLPNTDGMEMLLCYEDEGVYVNTYGRIIKDVVLQWGEMPTSVAYICSNQIMGWGEKAIEIRSVETGHLDGVFMHKRAQRLKFLCERNDKVFFASVRSGGSSQVYFMTLNRNCIMNW; encoded by the exons GGTCGGCATGTCAAGACGGGGCAGCTGGCTGCCATCAAGGTCATGGATGTCACGGAG GACGAGGAGGAAGAGATCAAACAGGAGATCAACATGCTGAAAAAGTACTCTCACCACCGCAACATCGCCACCTACTACGGAGCCTTCATCAAGAAGAGCCCCCCAGGAAACGATGACCAGCTCTGG CTGGTGATGGAGTTCTGTGGTGCTGGTTCGGTGACTGACCTGGTAAAGAACACAAAAGGCAACGCCCTGAAGGAGGACTGTATCGCCTATATCTGCAGGGAGATCCTCAGG GGTCTGGCCCATCTCCATGCCCACAAGGTGATCCATCGAGACATCAAGGGGCAGAATGTGCTGCTGACAGAGAATGCTGAGGTCAAGCTAG TGGATTTTGGGGTGAGTGCTCAGCTGGACCGCACCGTGGGCAGACGGAACACTTTCATTGGGACTCCCTACTGGATGGCTCCAGAGGTCATCGCCTGTGATGAGAACCCTGATGCCACCTATGATTACAGG AGTGATATTTGGTCTCTAGGAATCACAGCCATCGAGATGGCAGAGGGAGCCCCCC CTCTGTGTGACATGCACCCCATGCGAGCCCTCTTCCTCATTCCTCGGAACCCTCCGCCCAGGCTCAAGTCCAAGAAGTG GTCTAAGAAGTTCATTGACTTCATTGACACATGTCTCATCAAGACTTACCTGAGCCGCCCACCCACGGAGCAGCTACTGAAGTTTCCCTTCATCCGGGACCAGCCCACGGAGCGGCAGGTCCGCATCCAGCTTAAGGACCACATTGACCGATCCCGGAAGAAGCGGG AGGAGACAGAATATGAGTACAGCGGCAGCGAGGAGGAAGATGACAGCCATGGAGAGGAAGGAGAGCCAAG CTCCATCATGAACGTGCCTGGAGAGTCGACTCTACGCCGGGAGTTTCTCCGGCTCCAGCAGGAAAATAAGAGCAACTCAGAGGCtttaaaacagcagcagcagctgcagcagcagcagcagcgagaCCCCGAGGCACACATCAAACACCTGCTGCACCAGCGGCAGCGGCGCATAGAGGAGCAGAAGGAGGAGCGGCGCCGCGTGGAGGAG CAACAGCGGCGGGAGCGGGAGCAGCGGAAGCTGCAGGAGAAGGAGCAGCAGCGGCGGCTGGAGGACATGCAGGCTCTGCGGCGGGAGGAGGAGCGGCGGCAGGCGGAGCGCGAGCAG GAATACAAGCGGAAGCAGCTGGAGGAGCAGCGGCAGTCAGAACGTCTCCAGAGGcagctgcagcaggagcatgCCTACCTCAAGTCcctgcagcagcagcaacagcagcagcagcttcagaaacagcagcagcagcagctcctgcCTGGGGACAGGAAGCCCCTGTACCATTATGGTCGGGGCATGAATCCCGCTGACAAACCAGCCTGGGCCCGAGAG GTAGAAGAGAGAACAAGGATGAACAAGCAGCAGAACTCTCCCTTGGCCAAGAGCAAGCCAGGCAGCACGGGGCCTGAGCCCCCCATCCCCCAGGCCTCCCCAGGGCCCCCAGGACCCCTTTCCCAGACTCCTCCTATGCAGAGGCCGGTGGAGCCCCAGGAGGGACCGCACAAG AGCCTGGTGGCACACCGGGTCCCACTGAAGCCATATGCAGCACCTGTACCCCGATCCCAGTCCCTGCAGGACCAGCCCACCCGAAACCTGGCTGCCTTCCCAGCCTCCCATGACCCCGACCCTGCCATCCCCGCACCCACTGCCACGCCCAGTGCCCGAGGAGCTGTTATCCGCCAGAATTCAGACCCCACCTCTGAAGGACCTGGCCCCAGCCCGAATCCCCCAGCCTGGGTCCGCCCAGATAACGAGGCCCCACCCAAG GTGCCTCAGAGAACCTCATCTATCGCCACTGCCCTTAACACCAGTGGGGCCGGAGGGTCCCGGCCAGCCCAGGCAGTCCGTGCCAG ACCTCGCAGCAACTCCGCCTGGCAAATCTATCTGCAAAGGCGGGCAGAGCGGGGCACCCCAAAGCCTCCAGGGCCCCCTGCTCAGCCCCCTGGCCCGCCCAACGCCTCTAG TAACCCCGACCTCAGGAGGAGCGACCCTGGCTGGGAACGCTCGGACAGCGTCCTTCCAGCCTCTCACGGGCACCTCCCCCAGGCTGGCTCACTGGAGCGGAACCGCGTGGGAG CCTCCTCCAAACTGGACAGCTCCCCTGTGCTCTCCCCTGGGAATAAAGCCAAGCCCGACGACCACCGCTCACGGCCAGGCCGGCCCGCA GACTTTGTGTTGCTGAAAGAGCGGACTCTGGACGaggcccctcggcctcccaagaaggCCATGGACTACTCGTCGTCCAGCGAGGAGGTGGAAAGCAgtgaggaggacgaggaggaagGCGAAGGCGGGCCAGCAGAGGGGAGCAGAGATACCCCTGGGGGCCG CGATGGGGATACAGACAGCGTCAGCACCATGGTGGTCCACGACGTCGAGGAGATCACCGGGACCCAGCCCCCATACGGGGGCGGCACCATGGTGGTCCAGCGC ACCCCTGAAGAGGAGCGGAACCTGCTGCATGCTGACAGCAATGGGTACACAAACCTGCCTGACGTGGTCCAGCCCAGCCACTCACCCACCGAGAACAGCAAAGGCCAAAGCCCACCCTCGAAGGATGGGAGTGGTGAC TACCAGTCTCGTGGGCTGGTAAAGGCCCCTGGCAAGAGCTCGTTCACGATGTTTGTGGATCTAGGGATCTACCAGCCTGGAGGCAGTGGGGACAGCATCCCCATCACAG CCCTAGTGGGTGGAGAGGGCACTCGGCTCGACCAGCTGCAGTACGACGTGAGGAAGGGTTCTGTGGTCAACGTGAATCCCACCAACACCCGGGCCCACAGTGAGACCCCTGAGATCCGGAAGTACAAGAAGCGATTCAACTCCGAGATCCTCTGTGCAGCCCTTTGGG GGGTCAACCTGCTGGTGGGCACGGAGAACGGGCTGATGTTGCTGGACCGAAGTGGGCAGGGCAAGGTGTATGGACTCATTGGGCGGCGACGCTTCCAGCAGATGGATGTGCTGGAGGGGCTCAACCTGCTCATCACCATCTCAG GGAAAAGGAACAAACTGCGGGTGTATTACCTGTCCTGGCTCCGGAACAAGATTCTGCACAATGACCCAGAAGTGGAGAAGAAGCAGGGCTGGACCACCGTGGGGGACATGGAGGGCTGCGGGCACTACCGTGTCG TGAAATACGAGCGGATTAAGTTCCTGGTCATCGCCCTCAAGAGCTCCGTGGAGGTGTATGCCTGGGCCCCCAAACCCTACCACAAATTCATGGCCTTCAAG TCCTTTGCCGACCTCCCCCACCGCCCTCTGCTGGTCGACCTGACAGTAGAGGAGGGGCAGCGGCTCAAGGTCATCTATGGCTCCAGTGCTGGCTTCCATGCTGTGGATGTCGACTCGGGGAACAGCTATGACATCTACATCCCTGTGCAC ATCCAGAGCCAGATCACACCCCATGCCATCATCTTCCTCCCCAACACCGACGGCATGGAGATGCTGCTGTGCTACGAGGACGAGGGCGTCTACGTCAACACATACGGGCGCATCATTAAGGATGTGGTGCTGCAGTGGGGGGAGATGCCTACTTCTGTGG CCTACATCTGCTCCAACCAGATAATGGGCTGGGGTGAGAAAGCCATTGAGATCCGCTCTGTGGAGACGGGCCACCTCGACGGGGTCTTCATGCACAAACGAGCTCAGAGGCTCAAGTTCCTGTGTGAGCGGAATGACAAG GTGTTTTTTGCCTCAGTCCGCTCTGGGGGCAGCAGCCAAGTTTACTTCATGACTCTGAACCGTAACTGCATCATGAACTGGTGA